The DNA window CAGATTGACCTTTTTGCTgcatcttttacatctttattccGTAGGCTATAAATCAGTGGGTTTAGCATAGGGATCACCAATGTATAAAACACAGCAGAGACTTTCTCCTGTTCCAGGGAATACTGAGAACTTGGCTGGATGTAACTAAAGGTTACAGACCCATAGAATAAGGTCACAGCAGTGAGATGAGAGGCACAAGTGGAGAAGGCTTTGTGCCTTCCCTCAGCTGAACGGATTCTCTGGATGGCAATAATGATGCACATATAAGAGACCATGATGATAGTGAACGTGAACATGGCAATGACCccagagaaaattaaaagtagcaTCTCATTGTTATGGGCATCAGAGCAAGAGAGTCTTAGAAGTGGGGGGATGTCACAGAAATAATGATTCACAATGTTTGGACCGCAGAAATCTAACCTGAGCAAACCAATTGTGTGTGTCAATGAGTTAATGAGCCCACCCAAGTAGGATGCAAGGACCATCTGAATACAAACCTTTTGGGTCATTATGAGTGTATATGACAAGGGATTAGCTAttgccacatagcggtcataagCCATCATAGATAGAAGGATGCCTTCTGTGGTTACATAAACCGCAAAAAAGAAACTCTGTAGAACACAACCAGAAAATGTGCTAGCTTTGTGTTTTGATAGGAAATTGACCAACATCTTTGGAGCAAAGACAGTAGAGTAACAGATATCACAAAAAGAGAGGTTGCTAAGGAAAAAGTACATTGGAGTAtgaagttgggcatttaaccGGATCAAGATAATCATCCCCCAATTCCCTGCCAGAGTGATGGAATAAATAAAGGtgaaaagcaaaaagagagggatCTGCAAATTAGGGTTTTCAGTTAAACCTACCAGAAGGAATTCCTTCACCCCTGTGTGGTTGCAACTTGCCATGTATTCAGGCTCATATAGCTTTTCTGTTGCAGAAGAAGATAATATCACTCagatgaaaaaagatatatatagagTTTCCTCCATGATCCAGGATCCATATAACATTGGGGCATTTATGCTTACCCTATAGTCggctgaaggaaagaaatgaactttGTCAGTAGACTATATAAGTACTAGATAATTCATCTACAGTGACTCAAATTTTTGGAACTGGAATTATATAGTTCCCTGTTTCTCAGTTTCCACATCAGAAATATTGTGAAAAGGAAATTCTCCTACAACAAGAAATTATTAATTGATAGAACCCGTAGTTGAACCCAAGTATCTTCAGATCAAACCTCTGCCTCATTTTAGTACATATACAAGTCCTCTGCCTACATGGGCTACAGACTGTGACACCTtattatagaaattatattttggggcacatgggtggctcagttggttaagcatctgactttggcttcagtcatgatctcatagtttgtgggttcaaaccttgcatcagtctctgtgctgacagctaagagcctggagcctgctttggattttgtgtttccctctctctcttgtgtggcctctctctctctctctctctctctctctcaaaaataaataaataaaacttaaatatatcaTTTCCTTATCTTTTGGCCAAACTGTTCctacttttctttcagtttatttatttattttgagaggtggggagaaggggctgtgagagagggagagagagagaattccaagcaggatctacaccatcagcacagagaccaatatggggctcgaactcattaaccacaagatcatgacctgacctgaagttgatacttaacttactgagccagccaggtgcccctgttcctaCTTTTTAATACCCAGTTAACTCATGATCCTGATTTTCATAATATGCAACCCTTATCCTTTCCAAATTTCAAACATCAGAACTTTTTTGGCCTCACCTTTTGCTCAGATTCCACACTCAGAAGATCAATGACTGTGTCCTCCAAAAGAGCTGAactgagagaaagaggtagaacaATCTTTTCTTCATTTGGTATTGTTAAGGCCAATCAAAAATAACAGTGCAATTTAACttgaaatcctttcttttttgcatttttgtataaTTTCACCTTTGCATCTTTGTGTTTTATTAGCATTAAAACAAAACCTCCAAAAACCCAATGTATAGAGACAAGGTGTGAGTGTGAGGTAACAAAATTATACCTATCAGAAAtgcctgcttttaaaaatgtagactgCCACATAGTTTAACTTGCTTTTTGACATGATAGAATACTTAGTCAGTAATATTTATggtcaaatatgaataaataaattattcatttacaCTTTCATACAGTCAACAGGTATTCTTACTTAGTACATTATGCCAAGGAATGTTAAATTTGCTGGAAATGAAGCAGTGAGGAAGACACATGGCATGATTTTAAGAAGCTCACATTTTATTAGGGAAATAAGTATTGATATGCTATATGCAGTAATAAATGCTCtgaagaaaagtaaaggagagGGGTAAATAGAGATAATAGGTACTCTATTCAGCAGTATATTAGTTCTATATTGCTACTCTAACAAGTTATCAAAATTGATGTCTTACAAcaaacatacattttaagaaaggTGATGTGTGGGCCTTAGAGATCAAGGAAGATCGTGCTCTTATGGAATTTAATGTCGACTAAAGTCAGGATAAGTGGAAACTTGGAATATGATCCTTATGGTATCACTAAATCAAATGCAAAAGTTTCATTCTGTGAGTAGAGTCTCATCTCCTATCAACTGAGGATATAAATTAGATCCTGTCTATATTTTAGAGCAATGGCCCTGAGAAACATAGCAAATCCAGGTCCAACTGTATCTAAGGCAAAGAAGGAATGATTTGTGGAAAGTaccagcacttttttttttctgttaataaaaCTGGATCATAAagtataaaatcaaatttttaaactggaaataaactcaaactaaaattaaaacaagaacaaaaatagtaAACCATTAGAGGTAAAAAGTTATTTGTGTACGTTTCTTCGTGGCAATATTTTTCTCCTGCAAAGCTGTTTCGCATAATGGGAATGTCGCATTCCTGGAGAATAGCAGAATCAGGAAGGCTTAGCTCCATTCTAGCTCAGCCCTTAATTTACTGTATATTTTGCCTGATTACAAGAAACtgtaaaaaggaaacaacagagcAGAATTTGTATGATTTTCCCATTTATCAttcagggaaagaggaaaaatgaatttcCTGCCAGTCTGACTAACGTAACTTACATGGTAGATGTAACAATGAACTGATGTGTGATACTGATGGCCACGTGTCAACAGCAAggaactgaaaaacagaaatcgtgtaggagaagaggagagggaaaggagaaaaccaAGTGTGACTCCAATAAGTTTGCGTTAAGATTAGTAGCAACAGCTTTCTCAATCAAACTCTtaatagaaaactataaatagaGAAAAGTGCTACCAAAAGTGAATGTATGATTTGCTTTCATGCTGTTAGAATTATAACTAGATATAGATTCATTCTGTTTCTAAATGTAAGGCTTTTGCCGCTGCTCAGTGCTGTCTTCCTGATGAAATGGCAGGGGAGCTGCTTTAGAATACTAACATTGAGAGTGTTGTCCTAGGAAAATAAAGGCtgaacataatattttataaccGATGTCATGAtcaaatttccccaaattttcaGAGCAATATCTTGGAATATTAgggcaaggggcgcctggatggctcagtcggttaagggttcagtttcagctcaggtcatgatctcaggggtcgggggttcaagccctgtatcagactctgtgctggcagctcaaagcttgtagcccatttcagattctgtgtcaccctctctctctgcccctcccctgctcgtgttgtctctctgtctctcaaaaataaatttaagaaaacatttaaaaaattaaaaaaagaaatattagggCAAAATAGggacatttgtttgtttaaattgtaTGAAATTCCTTTACAGGAATTCTTCATTTTTGACTCCAAAGggacattagaaaatatttagtcGTCAATGGTCAAGAACACAGCTGGTGATAAGGATATTGATGAGAGGAATAACAACAGTAAAAGCAGTTTTCATTATAGTAAGACAAGGGATCCTGCCAAATGCCTGGCAAATCAGttagtgacttttaaaataatactctCCATACTGTGGGTACATTGTTGTTAAtctaaactgaaatattttacaCTATGCTTTCGTGGAAGTTTACCAAGAAAACATGCTTATTGTgacatatttacaaataaatttattataaaatattgcatgtaaatattatatttcttgtgttgtcttattataaaatatcacctacaaataattatataactgATAGGTGTTATACAAAATATCATGTTATATATTTGAATTCACAATTCTATAActtcaaaaatttataaatgtgattataaaatgacatttactCAATGGTTTATGATTTTAAATTGCTTATAAGACAGAAGAagtgagggtcacctgggtggctcagtaggttaagggtccgacttcagctcaggtcatgtctgctgacagctcagagcctggagcctgcttcagattctgtgtctccctctctctcccctcccccactcatgctctgtttctctgtctcaaaaataaaaaaaaaaaNNNNNNNNNNNNNNNNNNNNNNNNNNNNNNNNNNNNNNNNNNNNNNNNNNNNNNNNNNNNNNNNNNNNNNNNNNNNNNNNNNNNNNNNNNNNNNNNNNNNTTTTAACATAAAAGCAAGTAAGTTACAATATATGCagataataaaataagaagtcatgtcaatcaaaatattatacaaaaatCGAATTCATATCCCAAAATTATATGCAGTTGTGATGATtccaataaaacaaaatcagagtgtttttatttcttaaacgtttatttattattgagacagtaacagagcatgagtgggggagggatagagagagggaaacagaatcagaagcaggctccaggctctgtgctgtcagcacagagcccaatgtggggctcaaacccacaaactgtgagatcatgacctgagccaaagtcggatgcttaatcaagccaccctggcaccccaatcAGACTGTCTTTAGATACAAAATGGAAGATATTACCATggaataacagaaaaaaagtttcaaaataaaaaaaaaaaggtcaatagTGGAATGAAGTTGGCTacataatgaagcagaagaaattagaaagtttgacaattagaagcaggaaaaaaatcaatatgattAAATGTCAAGTTAATGGTTAAAACCAACTTTTTCATAATTTGTAAAGACATTGGTATAATAACTCTAACAAAGGATCAGTGTCAGTGGCAAGAAGACAATTCTAAATTCTGGCCAAAAATACCATGGGTGAGAGACAACTTAAATTTTCTGCAATGGAATCTCTGACTCTCCTGAGATGGATTAATTACTTCATAACTGGGGAATATTTTGAACCCCAGGAAGGTTAGATTTCATACAGAAATAACAAACTTAAACTCAAAAACAcaatgttttagaaaatttagatCCTAAGATTAATCATATTGCTGAAACCAAC is part of the Suricata suricatta isolate VVHF042 chromosome 11, meerkat_22Aug2017_6uvM2_HiC, whole genome shotgun sequence genome and encodes:
- the LOC115305909 gene encoding olfactory receptor 1052-like, yielding MASCNHTGVKEFLLVGLTENPNLQIPLFLLFTFIYSITLAGNWGMIILIRLNAQLHTPMYFFLSNLSFCDICYSTVFAPKMLVNFLSKHKASTFSGCVLQSFFFAVYVTTEGILLSMMAYDRYVAIANPLSYTLIMTQKVCIQMVLASYLGGLINSLTHTIGLLRLDFCGPNIVNHYFCDIPPLLRLSCSDAHNNEMLLLIFSGVIAMFTFTIIMVSYMCIIIAIQRIRSAEGRHKAFSTCASHLTAVTLFYGSVTFSYIQPSSQYSLEQEKVSAVFYTLVIPMLNPLIYSLRNKDVKDAAKRSIWWKRHPT